A section of the Ornithinimicrobium sufpigmenti genome encodes:
- a CDS encoding cobalt-precorrin-4/precorrin-4 C(11)-methyltransferase, with translation MTVHFIGAGPGAGDLLTLRAVRLLGESQVCLYAGTYLDAEVLSHCPPGARLVDTQHLTLDEITAHLVEATAQGHDVARLCSGDPSVYSAVAEQTRRLDMAGVPWDVTPGVPAYAAAAALVGRELTVPEVAQSVVLTRTHQDSTRMPATEELAAFATTGATLVLHLSIRHTRRLAAELVPHYGEACPVVVGSQVTQPGELVLRGTLADIADQVEAAGLRQAAVILVGPALGAADFVESHLYSCHRAAGRATAP, from the coding sequence ATGACGGTCCACTTCATCGGCGCCGGCCCTGGCGCGGGTGACCTGCTGACGCTACGGGCCGTGCGGCTGCTCGGCGAGAGCCAGGTCTGCCTCTACGCCGGGACCTACCTCGACGCCGAGGTCCTGTCCCACTGCCCGCCCGGTGCCCGCCTGGTCGACACCCAGCACCTCACCCTGGACGAGATCACCGCGCACCTCGTCGAGGCGACGGCCCAGGGCCACGACGTCGCCCGGCTCTGCTCGGGCGACCCCTCGGTCTACTCCGCCGTCGCCGAGCAGACCCGGCGCCTGGACATGGCGGGCGTCCCGTGGGACGTCACCCCGGGCGTCCCGGCCTACGCCGCCGCGGCGGCCCTGGTGGGACGCGAGCTCACCGTGCCCGAGGTCGCGCAGTCCGTCGTGCTGACCCGCACGCACCAGGACTCCACCCGCATGCCCGCCACCGAGGAGCTGGCGGCCTTCGCGACGACGGGCGCCACCCTCGTGCTGCACCTGTCGATCCGGCACACCCGCCGCCTGGCTGCCGAACTTGTGCCCCACTACGGCGAGGCCTGCCCAGTCGTCGTGGGGTCCCAGGTCACCCAGCCCGGCGAGCTCGTCCTGCGTGGCACGCTCGCCGACATCGCCGACCAGGTCGAGGCGGCGGGCCTGCGGCAGGCCGCGGTGATCCTCGTCGGCCCGGCCCTGGGGGCGGCGGACTTCGTCGAGTCTCACCTCTACTCCTGCCACCGCGCCGCCGGCCGGGCCACCGCCCCCTGA
- a CDS encoding precorrin-2 C(20)-methyltransferase, which produces MSAVGAGGPAARGGHLYGVGVGPGSPELLTLRAARLVATADVVAYHAGRRGSSQARRIVAAAGLLRADVVEEELVYPVTTGTIRHEAGYYGALAEFYDTCAERLATHLDAGRSVVVLALGDPLFYGSFMYVHDALRPRHPVTVVPGVTAVAAVTAAAGTNLCLHEDTLTVLPGTLPTAELARRLADTDAAVVLKLGRTFPAVREALRQAGVLERAVYVEHASTPRERVLPITEVDEADVPYLSMVVVPGQDLRADAAGRAGVEEQHAVPPPAPRAGEAPGTVHVVGLGPGGAGWTTPETTGLLERVAHVVGYAPYLARVPQRPGLTRHASGNTVELDRARLALDLARGGEDVAVVSGGDPGVFGMAAAVLEAAADDGDDGDTPVPVRVHPGVTAAHAASARVGAVLGGDHALVNLSDNLKPFEVLVDRLVAMAERDVVVACYNPRSRSRPDTLGAVRDRLVERVGPDRTVVVARNVGRDGESVEVTTLGGLDVGTVDMACLVVVGASTTRVTPDGQVWTPRGVG; this is translated from the coding sequence GTGAGCGCGGTGGGGGCCGGAGGGCCGGCCGCCCGGGGCGGTCACCTCTACGGCGTCGGGGTCGGCCCCGGGTCCCCCGAGCTGCTGACCTTGCGGGCGGCCCGGCTGGTCGCTACCGCCGACGTGGTCGCCTACCACGCCGGCCGGCGCGGGTCCTCCCAGGCGCGGCGGATCGTCGCCGCGGCCGGGCTTCTGCGAGCCGACGTCGTGGAGGAGGAGCTGGTCTACCCCGTCACGACCGGCACGATCAGGCACGAGGCCGGTTACTACGGCGCGCTGGCCGAGTTCTACGACACCTGCGCCGAGCGGCTGGCCACGCACCTCGACGCCGGGCGGAGCGTCGTCGTCCTGGCCCTCGGCGACCCGCTCTTCTACGGCTCGTTCATGTATGTGCACGATGCGCTGCGCCCCCGCCACCCGGTGACCGTCGTCCCCGGCGTCACCGCCGTGGCGGCGGTCACCGCGGCGGCCGGCACCAACCTGTGCCTGCACGAGGACACCCTCACCGTGCTGCCGGGCACCCTCCCGACCGCAGAGCTGGCGCGCAGGCTCGCCGACACGGACGCGGCGGTCGTGCTCAAGCTCGGGCGCACCTTCCCCGCCGTTCGGGAGGCGCTGCGCCAGGCCGGGGTGCTGGAGCGTGCGGTCTACGTCGAGCACGCCTCCACGCCGCGGGAGCGGGTGCTGCCGATCACCGAGGTCGACGAGGCGGACGTGCCCTACCTGTCGATGGTCGTGGTGCCGGGGCAGGACCTGCGCGCCGACGCGGCGGGCCGCGCCGGGGTGGAGGAGCAGCACGCCGTTCCCCCGCCGGCGCCACGCGCCGGCGAGGCACCGGGCACGGTGCACGTCGTCGGGCTGGGACCCGGAGGCGCGGGGTGGACAACACCGGAGACGACCGGGCTGCTGGAGCGGGTCGCGCACGTCGTGGGCTACGCGCCCTACCTCGCCAGGGTGCCGCAGCGGCCCGGTCTGACCCGGCACGCCAGCGGCAACACCGTGGAGCTCGACCGGGCACGGCTGGCACTAGACCTCGCCCGGGGCGGTGAGGACGTTGCCGTGGTGAGCGGCGGCGACCCGGGGGTCTTCGGGATGGCGGCGGCCGTCCTGGAGGCCGCCGCGGACGACGGGGACGACGGGGACACCCCCGTGCCGGTCCGCGTGCACCCCGGCGTCACGGCCGCGCACGCCGCCTCGGCCCGGGTCGGGGCGGTGCTCGGGGGCGACCACGCGCTCGTCAACCTCTCCGACAACCTCAAGCCGTTCGAGGTGCTCGTCGACCGGCTCGTGGCGATGGCCGAGCGAGACGTCGTCGTGGCCTGCTACAACCCCCGGTCGCGCAGCCGTCCCGACACCCTCGGTGCCGTGCGGGACCGGTTGGTCGAGCGCGTGGGTCCCGACCGCACCGTCGTGGTGGCCCGGAACGTCGGCCGGGACGGTGAGTCGGTGGAGGTGACCACGCTGGGCGGGCTCGACGTGGGGACCGTGGACATGGCGTGCCTCGTCGTTGTGGGGGCCTCCACCACACGGGTCACCCCGGACGGGCAGGTCTGGACGCCGCGCGGCGTGGGCTGA
- the cbiE gene encoding precorrin-6y C5,15-methyltransferase (decarboxylating) subunit CbiE, producing the protein MIEVVGLGDAGWAALGEPQRELVRGADVLLGGARHLALVPPLDGQDRRTWPSPLREGLPALLADVRGSVVVLASGDPLRSGVGTTLLELLGSHTVRIHPAVSSDTLARARLGWPAETTDVVTTVGRDLQTVLPLLTPGARVVVLCSDGRDPARLGGLLAGKGLAAARLTALWYLGGAEEGSRTASAGEWADQDAAGKVTPDLVVCAVEVPSAERLAGTSSGAATLAEAWGPVPGRPEDCFDHDGQITKRDVRASALARLRPTPGAHLWDLGAGSGSVGVEWCLAAPRAGCTAFERDAHRADRARANAWAHGVGARVEVLHGDSAHLLSRVAEGGTTLPRPDAVFVGGGASDVLLDLAWQALSPGGRLVGHAVTLEGEAVLVRALQRLGGDLTRLSVEHATALGRYLSWTPARAVVQFSCTRKEAPA; encoded by the coding sequence GTGATCGAGGTCGTGGGACTGGGGGACGCCGGCTGGGCGGCGCTGGGCGAGCCCCAGCGCGAGCTGGTGCGGGGTGCTGACGTGCTGCTCGGCGGCGCCCGCCACCTCGCGCTCGTGCCTCCCCTTGACGGTCAGGACCGCCGCACCTGGCCGAGCCCCCTTCGGGAGGGGCTGCCCGCCCTGCTCGCGGACGTCCGGGGCAGCGTCGTCGTGCTGGCCAGCGGCGACCCGCTCCGCTCCGGCGTCGGCACGACGCTGCTCGAGCTGCTCGGCTCGCACACCGTCCGGATCCACCCCGCCGTCTCCAGCGACACCCTTGCGCGCGCCCGCCTTGGCTGGCCGGCCGAGACCACCGACGTGGTCACGACCGTGGGCCGTGACCTGCAGACCGTCCTGCCGCTGCTCACCCCCGGCGCCCGGGTCGTGGTCCTCTGCTCGGACGGGCGGGACCCCGCGCGTCTCGGCGGCCTGCTAGCCGGGAAGGGACTGGCTGCGGCGCGGCTCACGGCTCTGTGGTACCTCGGGGGCGCGGAGGAGGGCTCGCGCACCGCCAGCGCGGGCGAGTGGGCGGACCAGGACGCCGCCGGGAAGGTCACCCCCGACCTCGTCGTCTGCGCGGTCGAGGTACCGTCGGCGGAGCGGCTCGCCGGGACCAGCAGCGGTGCCGCGACGCTCGCCGAGGCGTGGGGCCCGGTCCCTGGGCGGCCCGAGGACTGCTTCGACCACGACGGGCAGATCACCAAGCGTGACGTGCGTGCCAGCGCCCTGGCCCGGCTGCGGCCCACGCCGGGGGCGCACCTGTGGGACCTGGGGGCCGGTTCGGGGTCCGTCGGCGTCGAGTGGTGCTTGGCGGCGCCGCGGGCCGGATGCACTGCCTTCGAGCGGGACGCTCACCGTGCCGACAGGGCGCGTGCCAACGCGTGGGCGCACGGGGTCGGCGCCCGCGTCGAGGTGCTCCACGGTGACAGTGCCCACCTGCTCAGCCGGGTTGCCGAGGGCGGCACCACCTTGCCGCGTCCTGACGCCGTTTTCGTCGGCGGGGGAGCGAGCGATGTACTCCTCGACCTCGCCTGGCAGGCGTTGTCGCCCGGCGGTCGGCTCGTCGGCCACGCGGTCACCCTCGAGGGAGAGGCGGTCCTCGTCCGCGCGCTGCAACGCCTCGGCGGCGACCTGACCCGGCTCTCGGTGGAGCACGCGACCGCTCTGGGGCGCTACCTGTCCTGGACGCCCGCGCGGGCCGTCGTCCAGTTTTCGTGCACCCGGAAGGAAGCCCCCGCATGA